Proteins encoded by one window of Panicum virgatum strain AP13 chromosome 7N, P.virgatum_v5, whole genome shotgun sequence:
- the LOC120682153 gene encoding probable phytol kinase, chloroplastic isoform X2, with protein sequence MAAAAWPGAGAASASSPNSLLLSRSRPHGPSPASYMPRRLILGVGTSAVAALAATAPPAVLQDGAATLFVTAGAYALVRTFDVLTERRLVEKSLSRKIVHVLSGVLFMASWPLFSNSTEARYFAAVAPFLNSLRLLIYGLRLYTDEVLVKSVAREGKPEELLRGPLYYVLVLLFSVLVFWRESPIGIVSLSMMSGGDGFADIVGRRYGSVKLPFNQKKSWIGSISMFISGFLLSAIMLFYFSSLGYVHVSWEEAFGKLALVALAATVVECIPATDVVDDNISVPLASMFVALLLFGSNTQ encoded by the exons atggctgcggcggcgtggcccggcgccggcgccgccagcgcCTCATCCCCCAACTCCCTGCTGCTCTCGCGCTCCCGTCCCCACGGGCCTTCGCCGGCGAGCTACATGCCGCGGCGACTCATCCTCGGCGTTGGCACCTCGGCCGTCGCGGCGCTGGCggccacggcgccgccggcggtgctGCAGGACGGAGCGGCCACGCTGTTCGTCACCGCCGGCGCCTACGCCCTCGTGCGCACCTTCGACGTGCTCACCGAGCGGCGGCTCGTCGAGAAG AGTTTGAGCAGGAAAATTGTGCACGTGCTATCCGGCGTTCTGTTCATGGCATCCTGGCCACTCTTCAG TAATTCGACAGAAGCACGATATTTCGCTGCGGTTGCTCCGTTCTTGAACTCCTTGAGGCTTCTGATTTACGGACTACGCCTTTACACGGATGAGGTTCTTGTAAAATCAGTGGCACGTGAAGGAAAACCAGA GGAATTGCTGAGAGGTCCCCTCTACTATGTCTTGGTGCTACTCTTCAGTGTTTTAGTCTTCTGGCGCGAGTCCCCAATCGGGATTGTTTCCTTGTCGATGATGAGCGGTGGTGATG GTTTTGCTGACATTGTTGGGAGAAGGTATGGCTCAGTGAAGCTGCCATTCAATCAGAAAAAGAGCTGGATCGGGAGCATCTCGATGTTCATTTCTGGTTTCCTGTTATCCGCAAT AATGCTGTTCTACTTCTCCAGCCTTGGTTACGTTCATGTTAGCTGGGAGGAGGCATTTGGTAAGCTGGCTCTTGTTGCGTTGGCAGCAACCGTGGTGGAGTGTATTCCTGCGACTGATGTTGTAGATGACAATATATCTGTTCCTTTGGCCTCCATGTTCGTAGCTTTACTCTTGTTTGGCTCCAACACAcaatga
- the LOC120682153 gene encoding probable phytol kinase, chloroplastic isoform X1, whose translation MAAAAWPGAGAASASSPNSLLLSRSRPHGPSPASYMPRRLILGVGTSAVAALAATAPPAVLQDGAATLFVTAGAYALVRTFDVLTERRLVEKAEFEQENCARAIRRSVHGILATLQTCYACSNSTEARYFAAVAPFLNSLRLLIYGLRLYTDEVLVKSVAREGKPEELLRGPLYYVLVLLFSVLVFWRESPIGIVSLSMMSGGDGFADIVGRRYGSVKLPFNQKKSWIGSISMFISGFLLSAIMLFYFSSLGYVHVSWEEAFGKLALVALAATVVECIPATDVVDDNISVPLASMFVALLLFGSNTQ comes from the exons atggctgcggcggcgtggcccggcgccggcgccgccagcgcCTCATCCCCCAACTCCCTGCTGCTCTCGCGCTCCCGTCCCCACGGGCCTTCGCCGGCGAGCTACATGCCGCGGCGACTCATCCTCGGCGTTGGCACCTCGGCCGTCGCGGCGCTGGCggccacggcgccgccggcggtgctGCAGGACGGAGCGGCCACGCTGTTCGTCACCGCCGGCGCCTACGCCCTCGTGCGCACCTTCGACGTGCTCACCGAGCGGCGGCTCGTCGAGAAG GCAGAGTTTGAGCAGGAAAATTGTGCACGTGCTATCCGGCGTTCTGTTCATGGCATCCTGGCCACTCTTCAG ACGTGCTATGCCTGCAGTAATTCGACAGAAGCACGATATTTCGCTGCGGTTGCTCCGTTCTTGAACTCCTTGAGGCTTCTGATTTACGGACTACGCCTTTACACGGATGAGGTTCTTGTAAAATCAGTGGCACGTGAAGGAAAACCAGA GGAATTGCTGAGAGGTCCCCTCTACTATGTCTTGGTGCTACTCTTCAGTGTTTTAGTCTTCTGGCGCGAGTCCCCAATCGGGATTGTTTCCTTGTCGATGATGAGCGGTGGTGATG GTTTTGCTGACATTGTTGGGAGAAGGTATGGCTCAGTGAAGCTGCCATTCAATCAGAAAAAGAGCTGGATCGGGAGCATCTCGATGTTCATTTCTGGTTTCCTGTTATCCGCAAT AATGCTGTTCTACTTCTCCAGCCTTGGTTACGTTCATGTTAGCTGGGAGGAGGCATTTGGTAAGCTGGCTCTTGTTGCGTTGGCAGCAACCGTGGTGGAGTGTATTCCTGCGACTGATGTTGTAGATGACAATATATCTGTTCCTTTGGCCTCCATGTTCGTAGCTTTACTCTTGTTTGGCTCCAACACAcaatga